The DNA sequence TCTTCCAACTTAAACAGTGCATATGCGTATGATCAACATAAAAAAAGGTTTGGATCTGCCTATTGAAGGTGTTCCACAACAAGCCATCCACGATGGTCCGACAGTGAAAACTGTTGCTACGCTTGGCGAAGAGTACCATGGTATGCGTCCTACGATGCGTATCAAGGTTGGTGACAGTGTGAAAAAAGGTCAGGTTCTTTTTGAAGACAAAAAGAATCCAGGCGTTAAATTCACTGCACCTGCAGCCGGTGTTATCAAAGAAGTGAACCGTGGTGAAAAGCGTGTTCTTCAATCAGTAGTAATCGAAGTAGCGGGCGATGAGCAAGTTACATTTGAAAGCTACACAGCTGATCAATTAAACGGTCTTGACCGTGAAAAAGTTGTTGAGACGCTTGTTGAATCAGGTCAGTGGGTTGCTTTACGCACTCGTCCGTTCGACAAAATCCCAGCAATTGACAGCACTCCTTCATCAATTTTCGTTAACGCGATGGATACTAACCCACTAGCGGCGAATCCAGAGTTAATTATCGCTGAACAAAAAGAAGCGTTTGCTGCAGGTCTTGCAGTATTAGCGCGTTTAGCTGATAAGGTTAACGTTGTTAAAGCAGCAGGTTCTGCCGTGACTGCGGATGCTCCAAACACCGAACTTCACGAGTTTGGTGGCAAGCACCCTGCGGGCCTTGTTGGTACTCATATTCATTTTATTGACCCTGTATCAATCAACAAAACAGTTTGGCACATCAATTACCAAGAAGTTATTGCTTACGGTAAGTTGTTCCTAACGGGTGAAATTTCATCTGAGCGTGTAATTTCGTTGGCTGGCCCAGTGGTTAAAAACCCACGTTTGGTTCGCACAGTTCTTGGTGCGTCAACCGCTGAACTTACTTCAGGCGAATTAGAAAGCGGTGAAAACCGTA is a window from the Psychrosphaera ytuae genome containing:
- a CDS encoding Na(+)-translocating NADH-quinone reductase subunit A, producing the protein MINIKKGLDLPIEGVPQQAIHDGPTVKTVATLGEEYHGMRPTMRIKVGDSVKKGQVLFEDKKNPGVKFTAPAAGVIKEVNRGEKRVLQSVVIEVAGDEQVTFESYTADQLNGLDREKVVETLVESGQWVALRTRPFDKIPAIDSTPSSIFVNAMDTNPLAANPELIIAEQKEAFAAGLAVLARLADKVNVVKAAGSAVTADAPNTELHEFGGKHPAGLVGTHIHFIDPVSINKTVWHINYQEVIAYGKLFLTGEISSERVISLAGPVVKNPRLVRTVLGASTAELTSGELESGENRIVSGSVLSGNVAQGVHGYLHRYSLQVTVLAEGREKELFGWIRPGSNQFSITRAFLGHLSPKKLFNMTTTTYGSDRSMVPIGNYERIMPLDILPTLLLRDLISGDTDSAQTLGCLELGEEDLALCSFVCPGKYEYGSILRNCLTKIEKEG